Proteins from one Primulina huaijiensis isolate GDHJ02 chromosome 18, ASM1229523v2, whole genome shotgun sequence genomic window:
- the LOC140964098 gene encoding subtilisin-like protease SBT5.4 translates to MLFAKFSYFLAVLILFAVFQEPALAIKKSYIVYLGEHSHGSDATTADLHRVVDSHHELLASFLGSKDKAKDAIFYSYKRHINGFAAVLEEEEAAEIAKHPDVVSVFLNHGRKLHTTHSWDFLMLERNGVIHPSSLWRKARFGEDTIIANLDTGVWPESMSFSDKGIHGPIPSKWKGICQFDGNDKSLCNRKLIGSRYFNKGYAAYVGKLNSTYHSARDNDGHGSHTLSTAAGNFVPGASVFGVGNGTAKGGSPRARVAAYKVCWPPVNGSECFDADIMKAFDMAIHDGVNVLSVSLGGKPVDYFNDGLAIASFHAVKNGLVVIASAGNSGPEPGSVSNVAPWMITVGASTLDRQFQANVKLQNGLILEGMSLSAPLPHDKFYPLISASKAKAAHASAEDAILCKPGTLDSKKVKDKILVCLRGENARVDKGEQALLAGAAGMILCNDKASGNEIISDPHVLPATHINYTDGVAVFSYVNTSHNPMGLITAPKAELKKKPAPFMAAFSSRGPNTVTPEILKPDITAPGVNIIAAFSEGVSPTDLMFDKRTTPYNTESGTSMSCPHVSGVVGLLKNLHPEWSPAAIRSAIMTTARTRDNTINPMMDADYSKATPFAYGSGHIRPNRAMDPGLVYDLTVNDYLDFLCGSGYNQTIMRSFSGGNYNCPHKYSLTNFNYPSISITNLVSGSITVTRKLKNVGTAGTYAARVRQPHGFSVTVEPRILKFEAFGEEKSFKVHIQARKPTNDYEFGELLWSDGRHYVRSPIVVTSSGDQ, encoded by the exons ATGTTATTTGCCAAGTTTTCGTATTTTCTTGCAGTGTTAATTCTTTTTGCTGTGTTTCAAGAACCAGCTTTAGCCATCAAAAAG TCTTATATAGTGTACTTGGGTGAACACTCCCATGGTTCGGATGCAACAACGGCTGATCTGCACCGGGTAGTCGACTCTCACCATGAGTTGCTTGCCTCATTCTTGGGAAG CAAGGACAAGGCAAAGGATGCCATATTTTACTCATACAAGCGACACATAAATGGATTTGCCGCAGTTCTTGAAGAGGAAGAGGCAGCAGAGATTGCAA AACATCCGGACGTGGTATCTGTTTTCCTGAATCATGGTAGAAAACTTCACACAACACATTCATGGGATTTTCTTATGCTTGAAAGAAATGGTGTGATTCATCCATCTTCATTATGGAGGAAAGCGAGATTCGGTGAAGATACCATCATCGCAAATCTTGATACTG GTGTTTGGCCCGAATCGATGAGCTTTAGTGACAAAGGGATTCATGGCCCCATTCCATCAAAGTGGAAAGGAATCTGTCAGTTTGATGGCAATGATAAATCCCTTTGCAATAG GAAACTAATTGGATCGAGATATTTCAACAAAGGGTATGCTGCCTATGTTGGGAAACTCAACTCTACGTACCATTCGGCACGTGATAATGATGGCCATGGCAGCCATACACTGTCCACTGCTGCCGGAAACTTTGTCCCAGGGGCTAGTGTATTCGGTGTAGGCAATGGAACAGCAAAAGGGGGTTCCCCAAGAGCCCGGGTGGCGGCTTACAAAGTGTGCTGGCCTCCAGTCAATGGAAGTGAATGCTTCGATGCTGATATCATGAAAGCCTTTGACATGGCGATACACGATGGTGTAAATGTACTTTCAGTGTCTCTAGGTGGAAAGCCTGTCGACTACTTCAATGATGGCCTCGCCATAGCATCTTTCCATGCTGTGAAGAACGGACTTGTAGTTATAGCGTCAGCTGGTAATTCAGGACCCGAGCCTGGATCTGTGTCGAATGTGGCACCATGGATGATAACTGTAGGAGCCAGCACTCTAGATAGACAGTTCCAGGCTAATGTTAAACTGCAAAATGGCTTGATTCTTGAG GGAATGAGCCTTTCAGCACCATTACCACATGACAAGTTTTATCCACTGATTAGCGCTTCAAAGGCTAAAGCAGCACATGCTTCTGCTGAAGATGC GATCCTATGCAAGCCAGGAACTTTGGACTCTAAGAAGGTGAAAGATAAAATACTCGTGTGTCTAAGGGGAGAAAATGCGAGGGTGGACAAGGGCGAGCAGGCCCTTCTTGCTGGTGCCGCTGGAATGATTCTCTGTAATGACAAGGCGAGTGGCAATGAGATTATATCAGATCCACACGTTCTTCCAGCAACTCATATAAATTACACTGATGGTGTAGCCGTATTTTCCTATGTCAACACTAGCCA CAATCCGATGGGACTTATTACTGCTCCTAAGGCAGAACTAAAGAAAAAACCGGCTCCATTTATGGCTGCTTTCTCCTCCAGGGGGCCAAATACTGTGACCCCCGAAATTCTCAAG CCCGATATTACAGCTCCAGGAGTAAACATCATAGCCGCATTCAGCGAAGGAGTTAGCCCCACGGACCTTATGTTCGATAAACGCACAACTCCGTATAATACTGAATCCGGCACCTCAATGTCCTGTCCTCATGTTTCTGGGGTCGTTGGTCTGCTCAAGAACCTCCATCCCGAGTGGAGCCCTGCTGCTATTCGATCAGCAATCATGACAACAG CAAGAACCAGAGACAACACCATTAATCCAATGATGGATGCGGATTACAGCAAAGCAACTCCATTTGCATACGGGTCTGGTCATATCCGTCCCAACCGCGCCATGGACCCTGGATTGGTCTACGACTTAACCGTGAACGACTATCTGGATTTCCTTTGCGGAAGTGGCTATAATCAAACCATCATGCGATCTTTCTCGGGGGGAAATTACAACTGTCCACACAAATACAGCCTCACAAACTTCAACTATCCCTCCATTTCAATAACAAATCTAGTGTCGGGATCAATCACAGTGACACGAAAACTGAAAAACGTGGGCACGGCAGGGACTTATGCTGCCAGGGTGCGTCAGCCACATGGATTTTCGGTTACAGTTGAACCCAGGATTCTGAAATTTGAGGCGTTTGGAGAAGAGAAGAGTTTTAAGGTGCATATACAAGCAAGAAAACCCACAAATGATTACGAGTTCGGAGAGTTGTTGTGGTCAGATGGAAGGCATTATGTGAGGAGTCCAATTGTGGTGACCAGCTCTGGTGATCAGTGA
- the LOC140964402 gene encoding myb family transcription factor PHL7-like isoform X1, translating to MDNVSGENNMNNNSTLAAKQRLRWTHELHEQFVDAVAQLGGPDRATPKGVLRVMGVQGLTIYHVKSHLQKYRLAKYLPDFSSDEGKKVEKKEPGDTLSSLDGSSGIQINEALKLQMEVQKRLHEQLEVQRQLQLRIEAQGKYLEKIIEEQRLSGVFTELPDSVVAASGTSNNCPDSDNKILTDPPTPASISESPLLNKPVKERSPAKSLSVDESLSYHEPLTPDSTCPVTSPVESPSERSGKKQRMSTALAFSEPGIILSHSVLKSTFSSSYQQPPHSLFLTNEQIDHSSGLSAGKENQIEKVSGTSNSGTSM from the exons ATGGATAATGTCAGTGGAGAGAACAACATGAACAACAATTCAACACTGGCAGCTAAGCAGCGGCTTCGTTGGACGCATGAACTTCACGAGCAATTTGTTGATGCTGTAGCACAACTTGGTGGGCCAGATA GAGCTACTCCTAAAGGTGTTCTCAGAGTAATGGGAGTTCAGGGGTTGACAATTTACCACGTAAAAAGCCACTTACAG AAATACCGGCTTGCCAAATACCTTCCAGATTTTTCATCTGATG AAGGGAAAAAAGTCGAGAAGAAAGAACCTGGAGATACTCTGTCCAGCTTGGATGGTTCATC tggaaTACAAATAAACGAAGCACTGAAGCTGCAGATGGAGGTACAAAAGCGACTGCACGAGCAGCTGGAG GTGCAAAGACAGTTACAGCTACGGATAGAAGCCCAAGGAAAGTACTTAGAGAAGATAATCGAGGAACAACGTCTGAGTGGAGTTTTTACTGAATTGCCAGACTCTGTTGTTGCTGCTTCTGGGACTAGTAACAATTGCCCAGATTctgataataaaattttaactgaCCCACCAACTCCTGCTTCAATATCTGAGTCACCGCTTCTGAACAAGCCTGTCAAAGAACGTTCTCCAGCTAAGAGCCTCTCTGTCGATGAATCCTTGTCCTATCATGAGCCTCTAACCCCAGATTCCACTTGTCCTGTGACTTCTCCAGTTGAGAGCCCAAGTGAAAGATCAGGGAAAAAGCAACGGATGAGCACTGCTTTAGCATTTTCTGAGCCAGGAATCATTCTTTCCCATTCGGTACTAAAGTCAACCTTCAGCTCTTCTTACCAGCAGCCGCCACATTCACTGTTCTTGACTAACGAGCAGATCGATCATTCTTCAGGATTATCTGCTGGTAAAGAGAATCAGATAGAAAAAGTCTCAGGTACCAGCAATTCAGGTACCAGCATGTAG
- the LOC140964402 gene encoding myb family transcription factor PHL7-like isoform X2: MDNVSGENNMNNNSTLAAKQRLRWTHELHEQFVDAVAQLGGPDRATPKGVLRVMGVQGLTIYHVKSHLQKYRLAKYLPDFSSDGKKVEKKEPGDTLSSLDGSSGIQINEALKLQMEVQKRLHEQLEVQRQLQLRIEAQGKYLEKIIEEQRLSGVFTELPDSVVAASGTSNNCPDSDNKILTDPPTPASISESPLLNKPVKERSPAKSLSVDESLSYHEPLTPDSTCPVTSPVESPSERSGKKQRMSTALAFSEPGIILSHSVLKSTFSSSYQQPPHSLFLTNEQIDHSSGLSAGKENQIEKVSGTSNSGTSM, translated from the exons ATGGATAATGTCAGTGGAGAGAACAACATGAACAACAATTCAACACTGGCAGCTAAGCAGCGGCTTCGTTGGACGCATGAACTTCACGAGCAATTTGTTGATGCTGTAGCACAACTTGGTGGGCCAGATA GAGCTACTCCTAAAGGTGTTCTCAGAGTAATGGGAGTTCAGGGGTTGACAATTTACCACGTAAAAAGCCACTTACAG AAATACCGGCTTGCCAAATACCTTCCAGATTTTTCATCTGATG GGAAAAAAGTCGAGAAGAAAGAACCTGGAGATACTCTGTCCAGCTTGGATGGTTCATC tggaaTACAAATAAACGAAGCACTGAAGCTGCAGATGGAGGTACAAAAGCGACTGCACGAGCAGCTGGAG GTGCAAAGACAGTTACAGCTACGGATAGAAGCCCAAGGAAAGTACTTAGAGAAGATAATCGAGGAACAACGTCTGAGTGGAGTTTTTACTGAATTGCCAGACTCTGTTGTTGCTGCTTCTGGGACTAGTAACAATTGCCCAGATTctgataataaaattttaactgaCCCACCAACTCCTGCTTCAATATCTGAGTCACCGCTTCTGAACAAGCCTGTCAAAGAACGTTCTCCAGCTAAGAGCCTCTCTGTCGATGAATCCTTGTCCTATCATGAGCCTCTAACCCCAGATTCCACTTGTCCTGTGACTTCTCCAGTTGAGAGCCCAAGTGAAAGATCAGGGAAAAAGCAACGGATGAGCACTGCTTTAGCATTTTCTGAGCCAGGAATCATTCTTTCCCATTCGGTACTAAAGTCAACCTTCAGCTCTTCTTACCAGCAGCCGCCACATTCACTGTTCTTGACTAACGAGCAGATCGATCATTCTTCAGGATTATCTGCTGGTAAAGAGAATCAGATAGAAAAAGTCTCAGGTACCAGCAATTCAGGTACCAGCATGTAG
- the LOC140964402 gene encoding myb family transcription factor PHL7-like isoform X4, producing the protein MVGKKVEKKEPGDTLSSLDGSSGIQINEALKLQMEVQKRLHEQLEVQRQLQLRIEAQGKYLEKIIEEQRLSGVFTELPDSVVAASGTSNNCPDSDNKILTDPPTPASISESPLLNKPVKERSPAKSLSVDESLSYHEPLTPDSTCPVTSPVESPSERSGKKQRMSTALAFSEPGIILSHSVLKSTFSSSYQQPPHSLFLTNEQIDHSSGLSAGKENQIEKVSGTSNSGTSM; encoded by the exons ATGGTAG GGAAAAAAGTCGAGAAGAAAGAACCTGGAGATACTCTGTCCAGCTTGGATGGTTCATC tggaaTACAAATAAACGAAGCACTGAAGCTGCAGATGGAGGTACAAAAGCGACTGCACGAGCAGCTGGAG GTGCAAAGACAGTTACAGCTACGGATAGAAGCCCAAGGAAAGTACTTAGAGAAGATAATCGAGGAACAACGTCTGAGTGGAGTTTTTACTGAATTGCCAGACTCTGTTGTTGCTGCTTCTGGGACTAGTAACAATTGCCCAGATTctgataataaaattttaactgaCCCACCAACTCCTGCTTCAATATCTGAGTCACCGCTTCTGAACAAGCCTGTCAAAGAACGTTCTCCAGCTAAGAGCCTCTCTGTCGATGAATCCTTGTCCTATCATGAGCCTCTAACCCCAGATTCCACTTGTCCTGTGACTTCTCCAGTTGAGAGCCCAAGTGAAAGATCAGGGAAAAAGCAACGGATGAGCACTGCTTTAGCATTTTCTGAGCCAGGAATCATTCTTTCCCATTCGGTACTAAAGTCAACCTTCAGCTCTTCTTACCAGCAGCCGCCACATTCACTGTTCTTGACTAACGAGCAGATCGATCATTCTTCAGGATTATCTGCTGGTAAAGAGAATCAGATAGAAAAAGTCTCAGGTACCAGCAATTCAGGTACCAGCATGTAG
- the LOC140964402 gene encoding myb family transcription factor PHL7-like isoform X3 yields MDNVSGENNMNNNSTLAAKQRLRWTHELHEQFVDAVAQLGGPDRATPKGVLRVMGVQGLTIYHVKSHLQKYRLAKYLPDFSSDEGKKVEKKEPGDTLSSLDGSSGIQINEALKLQMEVQKRLHEQLEVQRQLQLRIEAQGKYLEKIIEEQRLSGVFTELPDSVVAASGTSNNCPDSDNKILTDPPTPASISESPLLNKPVKERSPAKSLSVDESLSYHEPLTPDSTCPVTSPVESPSERSGKKQRMSTALAFSEPGIILSHSDYLLVKRIR; encoded by the exons ATGGATAATGTCAGTGGAGAGAACAACATGAACAACAATTCAACACTGGCAGCTAAGCAGCGGCTTCGTTGGACGCATGAACTTCACGAGCAATTTGTTGATGCTGTAGCACAACTTGGTGGGCCAGATA GAGCTACTCCTAAAGGTGTTCTCAGAGTAATGGGAGTTCAGGGGTTGACAATTTACCACGTAAAAAGCCACTTACAG AAATACCGGCTTGCCAAATACCTTCCAGATTTTTCATCTGATG AAGGGAAAAAAGTCGAGAAGAAAGAACCTGGAGATACTCTGTCCAGCTTGGATGGTTCATC tggaaTACAAATAAACGAAGCACTGAAGCTGCAGATGGAGGTACAAAAGCGACTGCACGAGCAGCTGGAG GTGCAAAGACAGTTACAGCTACGGATAGAAGCCCAAGGAAAGTACTTAGAGAAGATAATCGAGGAACAACGTCTGAGTGGAGTTTTTACTGAATTGCCAGACTCTGTTGTTGCTGCTTCTGGGACTAGTAACAATTGCCCAGATTctgataataaaattttaactgaCCCACCAACTCCTGCTTCAATATCTGAGTCACCGCTTCTGAACAAGCCTGTCAAAGAACGTTCTCCAGCTAAGAGCCTCTCTGTCGATGAATCCTTGTCCTATCATGAGCCTCTAACCCCAGATTCCACTTGTCCTGTGACTTCTCCAGTTGAGAGCCCAAGTGAAAGATCAGGGAAAAAGCAACGGATGAGCACTGCTTTAGCATTTTCTGAGCCAGGAATCATTCTTTCCCATTCG GATTATCTGCTGGTAAAGAGAATCAGATAG